The genomic region CGTCGCTGTCGCTGGCCGGTGCGGCGATGATCGCCTGCGTCGTTGCGCCCATGTCGATAACGTTGGTCGCGGGGTCGCCAGCGACGGAGCGGGCGCCAAGCGCGGCGCGGTCGCGACCGGCCTCGTCGAGAAGGAGCGTTTCCGAAGGCGGCCGCGGAGCGGGCCCGCCGAACAAGGCTTCGATCGCCTGCTGCTGCGAATCTTCCGGGGTGCTGGTGACCGTTCCGGCAACCGGCGGGGTAAGCGTATAATCCGGCGGGATGACCAGCGGAGCGTTTCGGGCCACCGCGAACTCGTCGGGCGTGCTGGTCCTATGGGCGCAGCCGCCGAGCGCAATCGCCGGAGTCAGGAAAAGAATAAGGCTCTTACGCATTTTCGACGGACTCCTTGGGTTCCTCGCCGCGCATCAGGAACGCGCGCAGTAACAGGATGACGACGCCGATGCTAATAGCAGCATCGCCGACATTGAAGACCAAAAAGGGGCGGAACGCCCCGAAGTGAAGATCGGCGAAGTCGACCACATAGCCGTGGCGCACCCGGTCGAGGATATTGCCCAGCGCACCGCCGAGGATCATGCCCAGCGCCGCCTGGTCCCAGCGGTGCCTTTCGCGGCCGATCCACACCGCAACCGCGACCGCGATGGCGCTCGTCACACCGACCAGCATCCAGCGGCCGACCTCGGTCGTCGCGTTGAACAGGCCGAGCGAGATCCCGTTATTCTCGGTCCAGGTGAAGTTGAAGATCGGAAGGATCGTGATCTGCGCCACTTCCTGGAGGTGAAGCGGGCCCGATACGAACCACTTGGCCAGTTGGTCGGCCAGAAAGACGATCAGCGCGATCGTGAAGCCGAACGTGCGCTCACGCATCCACATATTCCTCGCAGCGGTCGCACAAATCCCCGTCCTCCTCGACTTCCGGCAGGTAGCGCCAGCAGCGCCCGCACTTGTGGTTGCCGGTCTTTGTGATCTTCAAAGTGTCGCCCTGATGAACCGCCGACGTGATGAACAATTCGGCGAGCAATTCCGCGGGCGCGGGAAGCTCCGGCAGCGTGACTTCGGCCTCCAGGCTCGATCCGATGACCTTGTCGCGGCGAAGCGGCTCGATCGCCTCGGTCACGATCGCCCGAAGCTCGCGAAGGCGCGCCCACGAGGCGGCATCGACCCTGAGCTCCGGGGCCAGATGGACGTTCGGCCATTCCAGCAAGTGGACGCTTCCGCCCTCCGGGAAGCGGGTCCCCCACACCTCCTCGGACGTGAAGACCAGCACCGGCGCTGCGTACCGGATGAGTGCGTGAAAAAGGACGTCGAGCACCGAGCGATAGGCTCGACGCGTCTGCGACTGGCGGCCGGTCAGCGCATCGACGTCGCAATAGAGCACGTCCTTGCGGATATCGAAGTAGAAGGCGGACAGGTCTTCGTTGCAGAAATCGGTAAGCGCGCGGACATAATCGTTGAAGTCGAAATCCTGGATCGCAGTGCGAAGCCGCTCGTCGAGGTCGCTGAGAAGGCCGAGCATGTAACGCTCGAGCTCGGGCATCTCGCCCGGCGCCACGCCGTCCGCGCCGTCGAAATCGCTCAAGGCGCCGAGCAGGTAACGGAAGGTGTTGCGGAGCTTTCGATACTGGTCGGCGACTCCGCTCAGGATCTCCTTCCCGATGCGGTGATCCTCGGTGAAGTCGACCGACAGCGCCCACAGCCGCAGGATGTCCGCGCCGTAATCTCGCATGAGGTCGAGCGGATCGACGGTGTTCCCAAGGCTCTTGGACATCTTCATGCCCTTGGCGTCCATCGTGAAGCCGTGGGTGAGCACCGCATTGTAAGGCGCGCGGCCGCGGGTCCCGCAGCTTTCGAGCAGAGACGACTGGAACCAGCCGCGGTGCTGGTCGGACCCTTCGAGATAGAGGTCCGCCGGCCAGACCAGATCGGACCAGCGTCCGCTTTCGAGGACGAAGGCGTGGGTGCAGCCGCTGTCGAACCAGACGTCGAGGATGTCGCCGACCATCTCGTAATCGTCAGGGTTGCGGTTGCCGAGGAAATGCGCCGCATTGGCTTCGTCCCAGGCGTCGACGCCCTGTTCGCGGATCGCCTCGACGATGCGGCTGTTCACATTGGGATCGACCAGGACTTCGCCCGTCGCCCGCTCGACGAACAGCGCGATGGGCACGCCCCAGGCGCGCTGGCGGCTGATCACCCAGTCCGGCCGGCCCTCGACCATCGACTGGATGCGGTTGCGTCCCTTCTCGGGGACGAAGCGGGTGTCGGCGATGGCGTGGAGCGCTACCTGGCGAAGCGAGCGCTTGGGACGCTTCTCGAGCGGTTTTTCGAGGAGTGCGCCGCCCTCGTTCTCCCACCGGCTCTCGAAGAACCAGCGGCAGCTCCGCTCGTCCATCAATTTGTCCATCGGGATGAACCATTGAGGGGTGCAGCGATAGATGACCTTTGCCTTCGACCGCCACGAATGCGGGTAGCTGTGCTTGAAGTCCGCACTCGCCGCGAGGAGGGCGCCGGCTTCGCGAAGGTCGGAGCAGATCGGCCCGTCGGGCGCGTTGAACTTGGCGTTGATGACCGAGCCTTGCCCGCCGAGCCAGAGCCAGTCGGGCCGGTAGAAGCCGCCCGCATCGACCGCGAACACCGGGTCGATACCGTTGGCGCGGCACAGCTCGAAATCGTCCTCGCCATGGTCGGGCGCCATGTGGACCAGGCCGGTGCCCTGGTCGGTGGTGACGAAGTCGCCGGCGAGGAACGGACGCGGTTTCGCGAAGAACCCGCCGAGCTTGTGCATCGGGTGGCGGGCGATCGTGCCGGCGAGGTCTGAGCCTTTGCAAATCAGTTCCGAGAGCGCCATTCGAGCCTGAGCGCTCTGCGTTCGATCTAAGAAGGCATCCACTAGCTCACGCGCGACGAGGAATTTTCCATTGTGCCACGGATTCGCGGCTAGACGAGCTTCGTATTCGGCTTGTGACTCATCGTCCTCTCTAGGAACGACCGTCATGATTAGAAAGTAATCAACGTCGGGCCCGTAAGCGATTCCCTGGTTGACCGGGATTGTCCACGGCGTGGTTGTCCACACGACCGCATAGGCGCCGACCAGCTCGGGGATCGGGCTCTCGACGATCTCGAACGCGACATCGATCTGGGTCGAGACGATGTCCTCATACTCGATCTCGGCCTCGGCCAGCGCGGTCTTCTCGACCGGCGACCACATCACGGGCTTGGCGCCGCGGTACAGCTGGCCGCTCTTCGCGAACTTGAACAGCTCCGAGACGATGGTCGCCTCACTGTCATATTGCATCGTCAGGTAGGGGTTGGCCCAATCGGCGCCGATGCCGAGCCGCTTCAGCTGCTCGCGCTGAACGTCCACCCAATGCTGGGCATAGGCGCGGCACTCGGCGCGGAACTCCTTGACCGGCACCTCGTCCTTGTTGAGCTTCTTCTTGCGATACTGCTCCTCGACCTTCCATTCGATCGGAAGGCCGTGGCAGTCCCACCCGGGAACGTAGGGAGCGTCCTTGCCCAGGAGCGTCTGCGTCCGGACCACCATGTCCTTCAGGACGTGGTTCAGCGCATGACCGATGTGCATGTCGCCGTTGGCGTAGGGCGGGCCGTCGTGGAAGATGAACTTGGGCTTCCCCGCGCGCGCACGCCGCACTTCGCCGTAGAGGTCCTGTTCCTCCCAGCGGGCAAGGATCGCCGGCTCCTTCTGCGGAAGCCCGGCCTTCATCGGAAAGTCGGTCTTCGGTAGGAATACGGTCGGCCGGTAATCGGGTTTTTGCGGCGCGTCAGCCATTGACCGCGGGCCTTAGCGGGCGGCTTGCGGAATGCAAACTAGGGACCGAGCAGCCGGCGCGCTTCCGCTTCGTCCTCGCGCATTCGCTCGACGAGCGCGTCGACGCTGTCGAACTTCTTCTCCGGCCGGATGAACGCGACCAGGTCGGTCTCGATGGTACGGCCGTAAAGGTCGCCGTCCCAGTCGAAGATGTAGGTCTCGAGATATTCCTCGCCCTCCTCGAACGTCGGGCGAACTCCGAAGCTGGCCGCTCCGCTATGCTCGCTTCCGTCATCGAGCCGCACGCGTACCGCATAGATCCCATAGGCCGGCCGCTGGTAGCGGCCCAGCGACACGTTGGCGGTTGGAAAGCCGAGGTCGTGGCCGCGGCCGTCGCCGCGCTGGACGACCGCTTCGACGGCGAAAGGGCGGGTGAGGAGGTGGGTCGCGCTCGCCGTATCGCCAGCGGCGAGCGCCTGCCGAATCCGGCTGGAGGAAACAGGTTCGCCGTCGAGGATAACCGGCGCCACGGTTTCGGCGTCGATCCCATGAGCCTTGCCCAGCTCGCTCATGGTCTCGGCATTCCCGGCCCGCCCGCGGCCGAAGGTGAAGTCGGTGCCGGTAACCACAGCTGCCACCCCGAGCCGCTTGGCCAGGACGTCTGATACGAAATCCTCGGCGCTGGTCGTCGCCAGCGCCTTGTCGAAGCCGAACACCAGCATGCCGTCGGCACCGGCATGGGCGAACAGCCGCTCGCGCTGGTCGAGGCTGGTCAGCCGGAACGGCGGCACGTCGGGCTTGAAGAAGCGGACCGGGTGGGGATCGAAGGTAGCGACGATCACCGGCCGCCGCTCGTGAAATCCGAGCGCGATCGCCCGGTTGACGACGGCCTGGTGGCCCAGGTGGAAGCCGTCGAAATTGCCGAGCGCGACCACGCTCCCGCGGAGGCTTTCCGGCATCGGCTGGTCGTGCGACAGGCGGATCATTGGACGCCGGCTCTATCCGGCAGCGTCACGCTCGGCAATCGCGCTCCTCCCAAGCTTGACTCGGCAGTAGTGGAATCCTACATGGGTCCTATCCCGATCTACCGGTTTCCGGCGGCGCATTCGTGCGCGCGTCGGTTTTTCGTTTTGATCGGGACCACATAGCGAGGAGATAGGCGGCGGTTTCTACGAGTGGGCTTTCCCTCTCGCGAAGCATGATCGCCTGTGGAGCTTAAAAAGGAAATAGAATGGCACGTATTGCCGGCGTCAATATCCCATCGAACAAGCGCGTCGAGATCGCGCTCACCTACATCCACGGAATCGGCCGAACCACGGCCAAGACGATCATCGGAAAGCTGGGCATCGCGCCCGAGCGCCGGGTCCAGGACCTGACCGACCAGGAAGTCCTGCACATCCGTGAGGAAATCGATGCGAACCAGACGGTCGAGGGCGACCTTCGCCGCGAGACCGCGATGAACATCAAGCGGCTGATGGACCTCGCCTCGTACAGGGGCCTGAGGCACCGCAAAGGCCTGCCGGTCCGCGGACAGCGCACGCATACCAACGCGCGCACCCGCAAGGGCAAGGCACGGCCGATCGCGGGGAAGAAGAAATAACCGAAGTCCGAGGGACTCTTGGTTCTTTCTTCCCACTCCACCGTCAGCAGTTTTGAACAGGATTTAGCTTAATGGCCCAGGCACCGCAGCGTCTCCGCAGAAGGGAACGCAAGAACATTACGGCCGGCGTGGCTCACGTGAACGCCAGCTTCAACAACACGATGATCACCATCACCGACGCTCAGGGCAACGCAATCGCGTGGAGCTCGGCCGGGATGATGGGCTTCAAGGGCAGCCGCAAGTCGACTCCCTATGCCGCCCAGGTCGCAGCCGAGGACGCGGGCAAGAAGGCCGCCGAGCACGGCGTCCGGACGCTCGAAGTGGAGGTCAAGGGACCGGGATCGGGCCGTGAGAGCGCGCTTCGCGCCCTCCAGGCGGTCGGATTCACGATCACCTCGATCCGCGACGTGACGCCGATCCCCCACAACGGGGTCCGGCCGAGCAAGCGCCGCCGGGTGTAATCGGACGAGTGCGTCCCCGCTTGCCGGGGACGGCGAACAGAGATTTCAAATCGGGGCTGCGAAGCCCCCAACTGCCAAGGGATGAAAATGGCCGTCAACGCAAAGAACTGGCAGGAATTGAAGAAGCCCAACGCTCTCGAGAGGAAGCAGGGCCATGGCGACGTCCGCCGTCGCGCAGTCTTCGTCGCGGAGCCGCTCGAGCGCGGTTTTGGAATGACTCTCGGCAACTCGCTTCGGCGGGTTCTGCTCAGCTCGCTCCAGGGCGCCGCAGTCACCTCGATCAAGATCGAGGGCGCGCTCCACGAGTTCAGTTCGCTTCCGGGAATCCGCGAGGACGTGACCGACATCGTCCTCAACGTGAAGCAGATCGCTCTGAAGATGGAAGGCGAGGGGCCCAAGCGGCTCCAGCTTTCGGCGACCGGCCCCGCGGAAGTCACCGCAGGGATGATCGCGACCGCAGGCGACATGGAGATCACCAACCCCGATCTCGTCATCTGCCACCTGGACCAGGGCGCGACTCTTAACATGGAGCTGACCGCCGACATCGGTAAGGGCTATGTCCCGGCGCAGGCCAACCGGCCGGTCGACGCTCCGATCGGGCTGATCCCGGTCGACGCGCTCTATTCCCCGGTCCGCCAGGTCGCCTACAAGGTCGAGAACACCCGCGTCGGGCAGGAGCTCGATTACGACAAGCTGACGCTGACGATCGAGACCGACGGCACCGTCGCCCCGGAAGATGCGCTCGCTTATGCGGCCCGGATCCTCCAGGACCAGCTGCAGCTGTTCGTCCACTTCGACGACAGCCAGGTCCGCGCTGCTGCTCCGGCGATGATCGGGCAGCCGGCGATGGCCGCCGAGACTCCGGCCGACACCAACCAGCTCAACCGCTACCTTCTCAAGAAGGTCGACGAACTTGAGCTGTCGGTTCGCAGCGCCAACTGCCTGAAGAACGACAACATCATCTACATCGGCGACCTGGTCCAGAAGACCGAAGCCGAGATGCTTCGTACTCCGAACTTCGGCCGCAAGTCCTTGAACGAGATCAAGGAAGTGCTCGCCAGCATGGGCCTTCGTCTCGGAATGGACATCCCCGGATGGCCGCCCGAGAACATCGAGGAAATGGCGAAGAAGCTCGAGCAGGAAATGCTCGGCTAAGCAGCCGCCGGGTTTACGAGACAAAGGAGGGCCGTCCCGATGGGGCGGCCCTTTCCTTTTGTGCTATCGGCCGCGCGACCAGTGCTTCGCGGCGGCGACCGCCAAGCCGCGACGCGCCTGGACGGAGGCAGATATGGCAGACCGAAGGCGCAACGATCCCTACAGGAATTTCAACTTTCGAATGGTGTTCGGCGCAGCGATCGCGGCGATTGCCGGCTTCGCCCTGGTGAAGAAGGTGATGCCCGGAGTTTCGGCAAAGTACCGCAAGCCGAGGGACTATGTCTCGGAAGTGCCGGCCGGGTCACGCCCGATCGAAGCGGTAGGGACCAGCGTCGCGGCAGGCCGAACGGCTGGCAAGGCCAAGAAGCGCCCCGCAAGCCACGGGCGAGCGCGCAAGAAAAGGACCGCCGCGCCCAAGCGGCGCTGAGGTCGGGAAAGCGCCACAAATTAAAGGGGCGGCCCCAATCCCCGAAGGGAAAAGGACCGCCCAAATGCCGGCTTGAGCCTCTGGCGGGTGGCTGCCAACGCGATTCTCTGGCCAGAAAACCGGTCCCGTTACAAGCAAAATCAGAGCTTCGGGCGCAAGCTTTGCTGCGGAAGCGACATGATTGTCATCATTAAATCAGAGCGGCCAGGCCCACGAAAAAAGGGGCGGCCGGCAATGCGTCGGCCACCCCTCAATCGGTGAGTCTGGTTACTTCTTCTGGCTGAGAAGCTGCTTGTTCACGCTCTGAGCGAGAGCCTGCGAGCCTGATTTGGCGGTGCAGGTCGCGTCACCGCTCTTGAGCTGCTTGGCGAGCACGTTGGCGCTGACGTCGCAGACGTTGGCCGCAACGCCGATGGGGACCTGAACAGTGACCGGGATGTTGAGGTTGTTGAGCGCCGCAATCTGGTCGTTGTTCAGGAAGTTGTTCAGCAAGGTCACGTCGCCGATCTGGACGTTGACGAGTCCGCTGCCGAGGTTCTGGCCTACTGCCGGGGCGGCAAAGGCAATCGAAGCGGCCGCTGCCGCCATCATGATACGCTTACTCATCGGTCTTCTCCTGGTGTTGGGCAGGGCGAAGCGAGTCCACGCCCTGCTTGGCTGGGGATCAAAACGAGCGAGTGCCGAGTTCGTCCGTTCAGTAACGACGACTCGCGCCCCCCGTGCGGCAGGAGACGTGAACAGCCATAAGAAGTTGATCTTTGGCACGAAATTCGGACAGCTAGGGATGTCGGCGACCGGTCGCGGGCGCCCGCCGGCAGGCCTTGATCGACGCTCACGTACGGTTGGCGGGGCTAGTCTCCGCGTCATTGGTGGTGAGATCGCCAAGCTTGACTTCGAAGCGCTCTTGGGGTTGAGGAGCGCCTGCCGGCGGGACGCTTCCCGCCGCTTTTGTTTTGGGGACGGCCGCCCCCACAAGCGCGGCCTGGCCGGAGCTACCTCACACGGGCTCCAGACGAACGGAGAATGAATATGCGCCATCGTGTTGGCCATCGTAAGCTTCAGCGCACCTCGAGCCACCGGACGGCCCTGTTCCGCAACATGGCGGCCGCGCTGATCAAGCACGAGCAGATCACCACCACCACCGCCAAGGCGAAGGAGCTTCGTCCTTACGTCGAGAAGCTGGTTACGTTGGCGAAGAAGGGCGGACTTTCGAACCGTCGCATCGCCCACTCGCGGATTATGGACGAGACCCAGGAGCGCAAGCTGTTCGACGTCATCGGCCCTCGCTACGCCGATCGCAACGGCGGCTACACCCGCGTGGTGAAAGCCGGCATCCGCATGTCGGACTCCGCCTCGATCGCGATCATCGAGTTCGTCGACCGTGACCCCGCCGCCAAGGGACAGGATTCCGGCCCGGTCATGACCGAAGAGCTCGAAGAAGCCTAAGCCCTTCAACCAAGCTGAATATTGGCAGACCGCTGCATTCAGCGGCGGTGCAATCGCGCGCGCCTAAACCTTCCGCATCCTCGGTTCGTTGTGTCCATCGAATCGAGCTTGTTCGAAGGAGAGTGGCCATGAAGGCTGTGAAAAAGATTGCGATCGGTGCGGTTGGAATGGCCGCTCTGCTCGGCGCATCGGCCCCGGCCGCTGCGCAATATTATCCGGGTTCCGGCTACGGAAACGTCATCGGCCAGGTGATCCAGTCGGTGATCAATCCCTATGGCAGCCAGTACGGCCAGTACGGCCAGTACGGGCAGTACGGTCAGTACGGCGGCCAATACGGCTATGGCATGAACCAGCAAAGGGCGGTGCAGCAGTGCACGGCCGCGGTTCAGCAACGGCTCGCCGGCTACAGCAACTATGGCGGCTACGGCGGCTACGCCGGCTACGGAGGAGCATACGGCTACACCAATGCCTACAGCCAAGGCCGGGTCCTCGGGGTCACGCGCGTCGACCAGCGGTCGAACACGACCCTGCGCGTTCGCGGCTATGCGACCAGTGGCATGAACTACGGCGGATATGGCGGTTACGGTACGTACGGCGGCTACAACAACGCCCAGGCGGACCTGACCTTCAAGTGCGACGTCGACTATCGCGGCTACGTCCGCGACATCGACATCGACCGCCGCTACTAATCGCTCCAACCAGGGCGAACGAGGCGCCGGGGCTCACGCGAGCTCCGGCGCCTTTCCTTATAAGCTGACGCAGTCGGCTCGGGTGAGCGGCGGCGGGGCGTCCGCCCGCAAGTGCAGGCGCGGAGACAGCTGGACCAGCCGCCGCACATAAGCGTCCGTGAACACTGTCGCGCACTTGCCGCTGAGATGCGACCATTCGGGCAGGTTCAGCTTCTGCGCCTGGGCAAGATCGTCCGCGTGGATTCCTGCCGCACGCGTCCCGACGAGAAGCGCGTCCCATCCGCGCGCCTTGGCAATTCGCTGCTCTTCGTTGACACGAATCGGCGGCGCTGACGGAGGCCGGACGAAGATGACGTCACCGCCTCTGGCGCGGATCCGGCGAATGGCCTCGGCGCTCCTGGCGATCACTGCATTCGCGAGCGGCGGCGGGATCGGCTTGCCCTTGAAGCCATCCCAGGCGTGCCTGGCGTGGGCACGAAGATAGGGGTCGGTCTCGATCCGGTCCCACATCACATATTGGCGGCCGGGATAGGTGACCGAAATCTTCCAGACGTCTTCGTAGGGGCTGTCGACGCCCTTTCGCCAACCCGTGTCCACCTCGTTGACCATTCGGCTGAGGCGATATTCGTTGTCCATGAACGCCAGGAAGCGCTGAAGCTGGCGGTCGAGCCACAGCCCGCTTAGCTGCGAAGGCTTCCCGTTCTTCGAGTAATTGTCGACGGCGGTCTGCCCGAGCCCCATCACCGGCATCCCGAAATACATCGTGTCGGCGAGGCCGACGATCAACAGCCCGCGGAAATTGGGGTCGTCGGCGAAGCCGTCCAGCAGCATTCGCGCATTGGTGCCGACATGCGAGACCTGGACCGGGCGCACTCCGGTCAAAGCCTGGAAGCGCTGCTGGTCCGTATCGAACAGGATGCGGCTGTCGCCGATGATCGCAACGGTCGCATGGTCGGCCGCTCGCCGGGCCTCTGCCCATGCCTGCGGGCTGTCGCCGATGTCGCCGGGGCGAAGTCCGATGGCGGTCCGTGCCTGATATTCCCAGAGTGACACCATCAGCGCGACCGCGAGGAACACGGCGATGCCCATCTTCGCCCAGGGCTGCGCCGGAATGTCGCGGGTGGGGACCGGCTGAGCCTGCCCGGGCCGGTCGGACGCGGTCTTCCTCAGGCCTGGGGGGAGCGCGCCTTCGTGAGTCCCGTGGATCTCGTGCCTTCGGGCCTTAGAAGGCGAAATAGATGAAGGCATTGCCTTGCCCCTGTTCGATGATCACCGCGAAAAGCAAAACTGCCCACGCCGACCCGAGGACCAGGGCGGGAGTGCGCTCCAGCACGGCCTCCAGCGTCGTGTTGCGCATCGCCACGTGCGTTCCGAAGATCGCTCCGACAATCGCCAGGGCGATGATCATCGGGCCCGCCGGGATGAGCGGCTCCGGCTTGACGGCGAGCCCGCTCATTCCCTTCAGGACGAGCGCCGCGCCGCCGAACGTCTTTGCCCGGAAAAAGACCCAGGTGACGTTGACGAGCACGAACGTGAGCGCAGCTAGAGCGAGCAAGGTCACTCGGCCGGGAGTGAAGCCCTTGAACCGCGTCTTCAGCCAGCGCTCGACGGACAGATACAGACCGTGGAGCCCGCCCCAGACGACGAAGGTCCAGTTCGCGCCGTGCCACAGTCCGCCCAGAAGCATCGTGCCCATCAGCGCGGCATAGGTGCGCGCGGGCCCGTGCTTGTTTCCGCCGAGCGGAATGTAGAGATAATCGCGAAGCCAGCTCGACAAGGTGATGTGCCAGCGCCTCCAGAAATCGGAGAAGCCGACCGCGCCGTAGGGGAAGCGGAAATTGTCCGGCATCGCGAAGCCCAGGCACAAGGCAACCCCGATCGCCGAGGTCGAATAGCCCGCGAAGTCACAGAAGATCTGTCCGGCAAAGGCGAGCGTCGCTACCCAGCTGTCGAGCATTCCGGGCACCGATCCGTGCGCGTCGTAGACGGACTCCACAACCGGACCGAGGAAGCCGTCGGCGAGGACCACCTTCTGGAACATGCCGAGGGTGAGGAGCGCCAGGCCGAAAAATATCTGGTTGGAGTGCGCCCTCCGCGGCGTTTCGAACTGCGGCACCAGCTCGGTCGGCCGCATGATCGGGCCGGCCACCAAATGCGGGAAGAAGGTCACGAACAGGGCGTAATTGAGGAAGCTACCCGCGGGAGCCGATCGCCGAAGATAGACGTCGAGCGTGTAAGACAGGGTCGCGAACGTATAGAAGCTGATCCCGACCGGCAGGATGATGTCCCACTTCGGCGGCTGGTAGACGATCCCGATCGAGCTCGCGACCGAGACGAAATTGTCCATCAGGAAGCCGCCATATTTGAAATAGCCGAGCATCCCGAGGTTCACGACGACGGAGATCAGCATCCAGACTCGGCGGGTGTGCTCGCGCTTGGCGCGAACCATCCACTGCGCCGCCCACCAGTCGACCACCGTCGAGACCCAAAGCAGGATAACGAACGGCGGATTCCACGCGGCGTAGAAAAGATACGACGCGATCATCAGGTTGATCTTCTTCTGGTGCCAGCTGAAGGGCGCGTTGTGCATCGCCAACACGACGGCGAAGAAGACGATGAACGTCAGCGAATTGAAGATCACCGGGCAGCCCCCCGCCCGTAATCACCAGCCATGCACAGCTCCCCTAAGCTGTACGCGCCGCCGGCAATACAGGGCCGGTGGACGGCGCACGGCGTCGCACCATCAATG from Sphingomonas anseongensis harbors:
- a CDS encoding DUF3035 domain-containing protein codes for the protein MRKSLILFLTPAIALGGCAHRTSTPDEFAVARNAPLVIPPDYTLTPPVAGTVTSTPEDSQQQAIEALFGGPAPRPPSETLLLDEAGRDRAALGARSVAGDPATNVIDMGATTQAIIAAPASDSDVASAQVP
- the lspA gene encoding signal peptidase II, with product MRERTFGFTIALIVFLADQLAKWFVSGPLHLQEVAQITILPIFNFTWTENNGISLGLFNATTEVGRWMLVGVTSAIAVAVAVWIGRERHRWDQAALGMILGGALGNILDRVRHGYVVDFADLHFGAFRPFLVFNVGDAAISIGVVILLLRAFLMRGEEPKESVENA
- the ileS gene encoding isoleucine--tRNA ligase, whose protein sequence is MADAPQKPDYRPTVFLPKTDFPMKAGLPQKEPAILARWEEQDLYGEVRRARAGKPKFIFHDGPPYANGDMHIGHALNHVLKDMVVRTQTLLGKDAPYVPGWDCHGLPIEWKVEEQYRKKKLNKDEVPVKEFRAECRAYAQHWVDVQREQLKRLGIGADWANPYLTMQYDSEATIVSELFKFAKSGQLYRGAKPVMWSPVEKTALAEAEIEYEDIVSTQIDVAFEIVESPIPELVGAYAVVWTTTPWTIPVNQGIAYGPDVDYFLIMTVVPREDDESQAEYEARLAANPWHNGKFLVARELVDAFLDRTQSAQARMALSELICKGSDLAGTIARHPMHKLGGFFAKPRPFLAGDFVTTDQGTGLVHMAPDHGEDDFELCRANGIDPVFAVDAGGFYRPDWLWLGGQGSVINAKFNAPDGPICSDLREAGALLAASADFKHSYPHSWRSKAKVIYRCTPQWFIPMDKLMDERSCRWFFESRWENEGGALLEKPLEKRPKRSLRQVALHAIADTRFVPEKGRNRIQSMVEGRPDWVISRQRAWGVPIALFVERATGEVLVDPNVNSRIVEAIREQGVDAWDEANAAHFLGNRNPDDYEMVGDILDVWFDSGCTHAFVLESGRWSDLVWPADLYLEGSDQHRGWFQSSLLESCGTRGRAPYNAVLTHGFTMDAKGMKMSKSLGNTVDPLDLMRDYGADILRLWALSVDFTEDHRIGKEILSGVADQYRKLRNTFRYLLGALSDFDGADGVAPGEMPELERYMLGLLSDLDERLRTAIQDFDFNDYVRALTDFCNEDLSAFYFDIRKDVLYCDVDALTGRQSQTRRAYRSVLDVLFHALIRYAAPVLVFTSEEVWGTRFPEGGSVHLLEWPNVHLAPELRVDAASWARLRELRAIVTEAIEPLRRDKVIGSSLEAEVTLPELPAPAELLAELFITSAVHQGDTLKITKTGNHKCGRCWRYLPEVEEDGDLCDRCEEYVDA
- a CDS encoding bifunctional riboflavin kinase/FAD synthetase, translated to MIRLSHDQPMPESLRGSVVALGNFDGFHLGHQAVVNRAIALGFHERRPVIVATFDPHPVRFFKPDVPPFRLTSLDQRERLFAHAGADGMLVFGFDKALATTSAEDFVSDVLAKRLGVAAVVTGTDFTFGRGRAGNAETMSELGKAHGIDAETVAPVILDGEPVSSSRIRQALAAGDTASATHLLTRPFAVEAVVQRGDGRGHDLGFPTANVSLGRYQRPAYGIYAVRVRLDDGSEHSGAASFGVRPTFEEGEEYLETYIFDWDGDLYGRTIETDLVAFIRPEKKFDSVDALVERMREDEAEARRLLGP
- the rpsM gene encoding 30S ribosomal protein S13; protein product: MARIAGVNIPSNKRVEIALTYIHGIGRTTAKTIIGKLGIAPERRVQDLTDQEVLHIREEIDANQTVEGDLRRETAMNIKRLMDLASYRGLRHRKGLPVRGQRTHTNARTRKGKARPIAGKKK
- the rpsK gene encoding 30S ribosomal protein S11; this translates as MAQAPQRLRRRERKNITAGVAHVNASFNNTMITITDAQGNAIAWSSAGMMGFKGSRKSTPYAAQVAAEDAGKKAAEHGVRTLEVEVKGPGSGRESALRALQAVGFTITSIRDVTPIPHNGVRPSKRRRV
- a CDS encoding DNA-directed RNA polymerase subunit alpha, giving the protein MAVNAKNWQELKKPNALERKQGHGDVRRRAVFVAEPLERGFGMTLGNSLRRVLLSSLQGAAVTSIKIEGALHEFSSLPGIREDVTDIVLNVKQIALKMEGEGPKRLQLSATGPAEVTAGMIATAGDMEITNPDLVICHLDQGATLNMELTADIGKGYVPAQANRPVDAPIGLIPVDALYSPVRQVAYKVENTRVGQELDYDKLTLTIETDGTVAPEDALAYAARILQDQLQLFVHFDDSQVRAAAPAMIGQPAMAAETPADTNQLNRYLLKKVDELELSVRSANCLKNDNIIYIGDLVQKTEAEMLRTPNFGRKSLNEIKEVLASMGLRLGMDIPGWPPENIEEMAKKLEQEMLG
- the rplQ gene encoding 50S ribosomal protein L17, producing the protein MRHRVGHRKLQRTSSHRTALFRNMAAALIKHEQITTTTAKAKELRPYVEKLVTLAKKGGLSNRRIAHSRIMDETQERKLFDVIGPRYADRNGGYTRVVKAGIRMSDSASIAIIEFVDRDPAAKGQDSGPVMTEELEEA
- a CDS encoding MBOAT family O-acyltransferase, with protein sequence MIFNSLTFIVFFAVVLAMHNAPFSWHQKKINLMIASYLFYAAWNPPFVILLWVSTVVDWWAAQWMVRAKREHTRRVWMLISVVVNLGMLGYFKYGGFLMDNFVSVASSIGIVYQPPKWDIILPVGISFYTFATLSYTLDVYLRRSAPAGSFLNYALFVTFFPHLVAGPIMRPTELVPQFETPRRAHSNQIFFGLALLTLGMFQKVVLADGFLGPVVESVYDAHGSVPGMLDSWVATLAFAGQIFCDFAGYSTSAIGVALCLGFAMPDNFRFPYGAVGFSDFWRRWHITLSSWLRDYLYIPLGGNKHGPARTYAALMGTMLLGGLWHGANWTFVVWGGLHGLYLSVERWLKTRFKGFTPGRVTLLALAALTFVLVNVTWVFFRAKTFGGAALVLKGMSGLAVKPEPLIPAGPMIIALAIVGAIFGTHVAMRNTTLEAVLERTPALVLGSAWAVLLFAVIIEQGQGNAFIYFAF